CTGCTGTAGGAAGGGCCACCTTACCcctaataaattaataaaggcCTGGGACTCTCTACAGTTCAGTGTCTGTGTCTCTGGTACACTCATACCGgaataacattttctttaaaagcatttttataaattaattgcAATGATTTAAATGCATGCTGGATAATGTCATACCATAGTTAGATTCTAGAGAGGACCCCCTGGTAAAAGCTTTCCAAATTCAGTTCAAGGCCGAAGACCAACATCTGCTACTCGTGACCGTGCAGCAAATGTATGGCTGGGAGGCTGCAGGCATCAAATCTGAAATAAAAACCGATAACATCTGACAGTGTAATAATGTTAATTAATGCTCAAATAAAATTGAATCATCTTGCTTTTGTTTACCCTGCTAATCATCCTGGTAGGGGGCCAGTACTGATAGGTCAAAATCTCGTTCCTTTCAAGCAACTGCACATCAAATCTGTCACCATTTCAGTCAATGTAAATCAGTGCATCATTCGGtatcccctgcgataaacgggggttcaatGTAATGCATAAAGCCGATTACAAAAACGCCCTTGATATAATATGGCTGATGgatcatgttctccccgtgcctgcgtgggttttctccgggcactccggtttcctcccacatcccaaaaacatgcattaattggagactctaaattgcccgtaggtgtgactgtgaatggttgtttgtttgtatgtgccctgcgattggctggcaaccagttcagggtgtaccccgcctcctgcccgatgatagctgggataggctccagcacgcccgcgaccctagtgaggagaagcggctcagaaaatggatggatggatggatcattttgTGAATCATGGTGGTCGTGGTCTGGAATGATTGTGGGCTATGcggggaatatatatatatatatatatatatatatatatatatatatacacacacacacacacacactgtatacacactaattttttttgtatatacacacaatttttttttaaaccccaataTTTTTGACTGAACAGAGATTAACCGCCAATAGGTGTTTTCAGGTTTGGttccaccccaaaaaagaaaaacagaaagaaaaaagaaataagatttgaaaaaatatatatatattttttaaatccacgaATAGATGAATCAATGAGTGCCAAACCACAAGTacgcaggggtccactgtattcgtAATATTGATGGTTGTCACAAAATGTGcctaattaaatattcaaatctAATTGAAGCATGTGGCCAGTTTCTCCATTTTGTGTTTCTGATCtggtaatccatccatccattttccgtactgcttatcctcacaagggtcgcgggtcccttatcccaactatcttcaggcgagaggcgcggtacaccccaagctggttgccagccaatcgcagggcacagaaacaaacaaccattcgcagtcacattcacacctacgggcactttagagtcttctattgacctacgatgcatgtttttggtggTAGGACACCAGAGAAGCTAGGaaaaatcccacgcaggcaaggggagaacatgcaagcccCACacagcccggatttgaacctgggtcctcagaactgtgacgcagatgtgttaatcagtcgtccaccatgaCGCCCTGATCTggtaatcaaataaaaaaaaaaaatgagtcatGTTCtattaatttattgatttaacttgGAAAGAACAAATAATGTACAGACAAATGTAAGGtcccgtattttcatgaccttagggcgcactgtattaaaaggcgccgtctcagttacggggtctatttctgtatttaatgcatacataaggcgcaccgtattattggtgcgcaggcatggtaaaacatacgctagcttaaaacatacggcagcatgcatgcacaccaaaacaatgtttttaaaaaggcagcgggagccaAACTGAGTagcggttgtactttattgaagtatttaacaatgtactcacgtaattttttgatcaatcctcatccacaaatccatcataGTCTTCATGTTCTGTAtacgaaatgaacagctgggcaagttctcaatcaaacacggcaggtttgagtcagtctcattgccgtgcggctcctcagaaatgatgccggcttttacgaaagctcgaacaacagtgcaagcagacacgttagcccaaccatccacaatccattcacaaattgtggcgtaactcgaccggcgctgcctcctagtcttagtaaagctgtgttcgccatttgtcatccatcgctcccacgccgctcgcaacttcactttgaacgccctgtttacaccaatgtccaacggttggagttcattaatccattgctcgagttggtcttccaactcgggccacctcgccttgtttccgcgttttgtttttcttttttttttccgcggaaaatcatcttcatcttcttgacttggcgaagctcgttttcctgcttcctccaattcgttgatcttgaattctctcgcggctgctcgattcccatgttcctccgcgtaacaaATAGCTTGcattttaaactgtgcttcatagGCGTGTCTCTTCGTCGGTGCCattttcgactgcggtcaagtcagcctccactcgtaaagtagcagtgaAGCCAGCCGctcctaattttgttcattctAGGCATTACGGAAATGGGTCGCCAACTCACGgtgaaagccaccttcaaaataaaaacttcccaataatacggacgtcagtgctcttcggttaaggaatacaaccagcaaagttaatttgaatcttgagatacataaaaaaatgcagtttatttgatatcttagggaaaataaatggtaaacggactgcacttatatagcactttatcatcacagtgcccaaagcgctttacaaagcctcacattcacacacacattcataaatcaatgggcgactgctggcatgcgaggcgctgccaggcccactgggagcaaattagggttcagtgtcttgccgaaggacacttcgacatgcggacagtcgtagcagggatttgaacatgttctacctactgagccaaaacCACCCCAAcctaatcccattggtatcgcaagacaagaccagatctgtgtgacagaccaccaaggactccagtaaaagaggtttgatgaagatctgatattgtatttcataataaaatgtctttcggctgacctgggaacgcctcgggatccccccggaagagctgtatgaagtggctggggagagggaagtctgggcgtccctgctaaagctactgcccccgcgacccgacctcagataagcggtagaaaatggatggatggatggaagtctccgaaaacaaataaactacattttttaatgcatctcaagattcaaattaaccttgctggttgcattccttaaccgaagagcattgacatccgtattattgggaagcttttattttgaaggtggctttcgccgtgAGTTGGCGAATTATTACcataatgcctagtatgaacaaaattaggggcggctggcttgattgctactttacgagtggaggctggcttgaccggcgctatatacctactgggggcgtgcctttagcgtcctccttcacgcacacTTCCCCTTTTACGTCCACATGCTGTcatcagtcacgtccgccttcctctatataagcagtgtgtcggcaggaaatgctcccagtcagtcaagcggagcgctcatcacacaacaacatttatagattttggaactcggtgcacacataaggcgtgccgcattatgaggcgccccgtccatttggaagagaatttactactTTTatgtgcaccttatggtcgtgaaaatacggtagtccATACATGAATACACttagcctttttttcccccttgattCCTTACTCTTTCAGCTGTGACTACTGTATGCTATGCTCTAGTGCACACAGCGTTGCCCATGTGGGCGCCTGCTAAGCTGGCTGCTTCTACTTCGCAAACGCCATGTCTTATGGCCGAGCTCGGCTCTGAGCCATGCATTTGTATTCAGAGCGATGCTCGGCACAGATGGCACGCAGAACGAGCGGGAGGCAAACATGTTACCAAACCCCCCTccctctcctccacacacacacacacacacccctcctCATTCCAGCCCAGGCATCCTGCAGAGTTGTAAGGTGGTGTGGCAGCTCTGTGGAGTGCGACCATGCAGTAACTGTCCGTCTTCTTCCCCTACCGCGACAGCTGGATGCAGAGGCCAGTGATCTGCTCAAGGAGCTGCAGAACAAACTCAACACCGTGTTGGATGAGCTCAGCAGCGTCTTGGGCTCCAGGTGAGTATTAGCGCAACCTATGTACAAACTTCTCAATCAGACTAATTATGCCGCTAATCTACTTTGCATCTCACAGCCGTGCACTCAATTTATAATTGACTCCACTCGTCCTAAACATTTCACATTgagcaaaagaaaaagcttCCGTGTTGCACTTCTACGGACAGCATTTGTGAGTTAACGACTCCTCAACGTTGCTTTATGGCCTTATGTCCACCAAGCCATATTGTTGAGTTTGGTTCATTACGTTTAGTTTAAAAGGATACACTCTGATCTGGCTTAGATTTCTACTTCAGGGTAGATGAATGGATACAAAAAAGGCAAGTCACTTTGAATCATCCCTTATGTATACTTTGAAATGGGTGGTATTTTTGTtccttcatccattttctataggaAGGTgctgggaaattatccaatttcacttaactgcttgcaaaatgatattttatttactacaaataatgtatatttcttCATATAACTATGCAATGTGACGCATAGTGACAGGCACAACAATCAAACACTCTTCCACTTGATATAGTacaacctgtgtatccacctgtgaccattcatacaacagaacaatagctttgtgttcacatTTTACACGACATCaactacagtgccgtgaaaaagtattggcctcctTTTCAAAtccttatatttttgcagtttccccgcTTTCCCCACTGTCTTTAAATGATGACTTCAAAAAACTATACTAACTactgttaaatcatgaattaattgtagcTAATCACaatgtttggttaattttcactcatcacACACAAGATTGTGATTACATACAGAACTTTTCAATCACGAAATCActgaaacagaatctgtcctgacaaaatgcGTTCTCTACAAAAACATGTTCCTTCCTGAACCAAAATGTCATTACACATTCAACGGAAACAGGAGAAAGTACATGTTCCTTTTATATTCCCCAGTTTCAAACCAGTGATCGAGGACTGCGTGAAACAGATGAACCAGGAGCTGGTCCAGATGAAAGGTTCGGCCAAGGGAAGTAATGCTGCCATGGATGCAGAGACTGTCCTCCGGCCTCTTATGGACCTCCTGGATAAAAAGTGGGTAGCATCTGAAGGGGTGTGTTtatcatgtacagtacagtaatacgGTTGCAAATGGTTCACCTCCCTCTCTGCAGAGACATTTATATTGATGCTATACTGTACCTCTAAGTCACACTTCAGTCAAGCGagaatgagagagaaaaaaagattgcTATGTGAAAGACAAGCGATTCCTGAAACAGCCATAGAGATTAGAAATGGTTCAGCGGAGGTTTAGAAATTTCTCTCAGCCATTGTCAAAGGAGCATTGAGGTCAATGTAATTTTACAGGGGGAATCCTCTTTATGGTATGGAAATCCTAATCCTTTCTCCCAGTTTGCACAATATACTGTCACAAATAGGGgtgagttcatttttttttctccctcaagGTCGCGTTCATCATCACACTTTAGaattacagtaaacccccgctaTTTGATATGGATACCATCAAATAGCAATTTTGTATTGGAAGTTCATGTGGCAaagactctctgtaacttccactaaaaAACAGGCTGGCCtgagctcctccctgacatactaAGCTGTGAGCCGTATCACTTCATCATACTTCCTTAACACCAATTACCGCTTTCTTATTTAGTGatggctttggcaccatctagtGGCTGTGTAGAGTGTTACAGAAAAGTACAAAAACCAtaaatatgagaataaaaatgtaaagggTGAATTCATGAATAGTGAACTGCAATAAGGTTTACTTTAGATAAATTAAATAGATGCAGATCTGAATAATGCGTGAATCCCTCAAAAAGCGATATGCTCTGCTCAAAGGTAAGCAATGCACAGTGAACCCATACTAATTTGTGGCTAGGCATGCTTCAGGAACGTATCCTCTgttattcaccaaaaaaaaaaaaaaaaaaaaattgtctattTACTGTTCTCGTGCTCAGGACAAAGtctccatccatgcatccatccattttctaccgcttatccgaggtcgggtcgcgggggcagtagctttagcagggacgtccagacttccctcttcccaaccacttcatccagctcttccggggtgatcccgaggcgttcccaggccagccgagagacatagtctctccagcgtgtccttggtcatccccagggtctcctcccggtgggacgtgcccagaacacctcaccaggaaggcgtccggatccgaatcagatgccccagccacctcatctggctcctcgtgatgtggaggagcagcggctctactctgagatcctcccgggtgaccgagcttctcaccctatctctaagggagagcccggacaccctgctcTGTTAGCAtccatcttttttgttttgcattattgTGTAGGTAAAACAGTATGCGGCATACCATTCTGCCTGCAAGTCAAGTGTCAAGGGTATGGAAGTAGTAGTTTCCAGGTTAAAGCCTCAGTTACGAGCCAGTCTACCCCTCAAGATAGCAAACATTCCCTCAGCCCAAACTTGGAATCCTACATCACCCTATTTGACTGATTGATCTGCCAGGGTGATATTAAATAGCGGCTTCTTGGATTGGACAAAATGGATCCATTGAGCATTGTGTGGCGGCGATGGCAAGCGGCCAAAAGACTGAAAAGCCCTTTTAACTCTATTCTTCTTTGTTGTTACTGCACTCCACACCCTTTTAAAGCCATTGCTGacgtgtaaaatgtttttttatggaaaaaaagatgaattgtgAATGGTATGCAGGGGAAAATTCTGTTTAGAGTGGGGTATCCTACATGGGGAATTACTCAGAATGAATGTCAGGCTGAAGATGAAAAATAGCTTCATGAATTGACTATTTACTTTCACATCAGGCTTATTTTAAAGCACCTGGCTAATCCTATCATTAATGAATAagtcatgtgtttttaaaacacatgctacaaaattttcattttttaatttatttatttatttatttattttttacacctcTTTGCAGTTTGATGTTATTTGCCAAGATTTGCGAGAAAACAGTGCTGAAACGAGTTCTCAAGGAGCTTTGGAAGATCGTTCTGAACACCATCGAGAGGACCATCGTTTTGCCGCCACTGAGCGACCAGAGCGTGAGTTCACTCAGAAATGCAACTTTTACAGTCGCTAGGTTTCATTGACTATTATTTATATGCTTGGGAACAACATACCGTAGATggatatttgtattcatttgctGTTTAAGAGCCATTATTGTCCAGTTTCTTAGTTTATCAatgttgtattgtattttctGATTAATATATTCACATATGGCGGCACTATGTTGGGGCAGTTAGCGCTTCCGCCTCGCAATTCAGAaattgtgggttcaaatctacGCTCCGGCCTTccaatgtggagtttgcatgttctccctgtgcctgagtgtttctttttccaggtcctcccacattcccaaaaaacatgGATGGCACGTCAATGTGCAACGTTgtttttgtatatacagtacaccctgcgattgactaggagccagttcagggtgtaccctgcttctcgcccaatagctgggataagctccagcacatcTATCCGCAAcactagtgagggtaagcggtacagagaatggatggagggaCATTCATGTCTGCCTATTATCTGTTAGTATTATCCCATTGGGGGAACCCGGAAGATTTATTTTACTTCTTTCTGCTTTTTATGGGAGTTACAATGTTATTTTGGATTGGTTATTTGGATTaaaattttgtgtttgttaaaGTACTTGAGACCTCAACATGGGGCAACAATTATATTAcgatgttttgggatcataattGGTGGTATGTTTATGGTTTGAACCATTAGGCAATTATAGAATGTATTTCTGTTTTCAACGTGTCAATAACTGTGCCACTCTTTGATCCCTTAATTGCCCCGGGGGAATATAATgagtaaataattacattttctgaATCTGAATTATAAAGAATTTGGGGGGGCTTGGTCCCGATCCCCCGTGAAAagtgggggattactgtatatatttcttcaattttcaattttctgcCATTTTCCTCGTAGAGTTAATGTAATTTCACTGTGAGAATCCACAGTGGGATACATTGTGGCTGTCTTCCACTATGCATTTATGGTTTTATCACACTTGGACTTAAAGAGTTAGACagactttattttcattcagGCATGCTCAAGTGTATACAGAACAAAATT
This sequence is a window from Phycodurus eques isolate BA_2022a chromosome 2, UOR_Pequ_1.1, whole genome shotgun sequence. Protein-coding genes within it:
- the LOC133397481 gene encoding uncharacterized protein LOC133397481; translation: MAPTKRHAYEAQFKMQAICYAEEHGNRAAAREFKINELEEAGKRASPSQEDEDDFPRKKKRKTKRGNKARWPELEDQLEQWINELQPLDIGVNRAFKVKLRAAWERWMTNGEHSFTKTRRQRRSSYATICEWIVDGWANVSACTVVRAFVKAGIISEEPHGNETDSNLPCLIENLPSCSFRIQNMKTMMDLWMRIDQKITIPGSPKEAVINQILGGAPLQSPEKARAGD